Proteins encoded together in one Anopheles darlingi chromosome 3, idAnoDarlMG_H_01, whole genome shotgun sequence window:
- the LOC125955752 gene encoding proto-oncogene serine/threonine-protein kinase mos translates to MASTELDVPTIEISFDTPNRDRFLRDDFHNKRSSYSVLGRGSYGVVIRASYRGRPIAVKILEKRLYRHRQRYDSLLNEANALRVRHDNIVTVLKIVPGDQYGLVLMERFDGHCLQYILASQRPQSIAIQHKLLILCDIINGLFFCHRHQIVHLDVKPQNVIVTLNSSAPIHTNAPAPPECLRLRQYLCKLCDFGSSMMLTSWHRSETLVNRGTIRYMAPELLRGPQQHRTITERADIYSFGVTMWQLNEERFPYEDIACNEVVAYNVVKKGLRPDSVTTATPLGKRFRSLLAKNRCLHGSLLVPASLFGESALATRLESDAVDDVLKREGIAVERSEQLKQVVRKISLGAMCTVPDSDVDSDGDDRLAAKRIAALFCDHFSIPANERAAIRQMIRTLYAKCWLTDPPSRPDAATVRSSLHQMLERIVNCKCVE, encoded by the exons AT GGCGTCGACCGAACTAGATGTGCCAACGATTGAGATCAGCTTCGACACACCGAACAGAGATCGATTTCTACGCGATGATTTCCACAACAAGCGTAGCTCCTACTCGGTCCTTGGCCGTGGTAGTTACGGTGTCGTTATCCGAGCATCCTACCGTGGCCGTCCGATCGCGGTGAAGATCCTCGAGAAGCGTCTGTACCGTCACCGTCAGCGTTACGATTCCCTGCTGAATGAGGCAAACGCACTACGCGTACGCCACGACAACATCGTGACCGTGCTGAAGATCGTCCCGGGTGATCAGTATGGGTTGGTATTAATGGAGCGCTTCGATGGACACTGTCTGCAATATAttctagccagccagcgcccTCAATCGATCGCGATTCAACACAAACTGTT GATTTTGTGCGATATTATCAATGGATTATTTTTCTGCCATCGGCACCAGATTGTGCATCTAGACGTGAAGCCACAGAACGTGATCGTTACGCTAAATTCGTCGGCTCCGATCCACACCAACGCACCGGCGCCGCCAGAGTGTCTACGATTAAGGCAATACCTATGCAAGCTGTGCGATTTCGGTTCCTCGATGATGCTGACCTCCTGGCATCGAAGCGAAACCCTAGTCAACCGTGGCACGATCCGCTACATGGCCCCGGAGTTGCTGCGTGGCCCACAGCAACATCGGACCATTACAGAGAGGGCCGATATCTATTCGTTTGGTGTAACGATGTGGCAGCTGAACGAGGAACGATTCCCGTACGAGGACATTGCATGTAACGAGGTGGTTGCGTACAACGTCGTCAAGAAAGGTTTGCGCCCGGATAGCGTTACTACGGCGACGCCACTTGGGAAACGTTTCCGTAGCCTACTGGCGAAAAATCGTTGCCTACACGGTAGCTTACTAGTGCCAGCTTCACTATTTGGCGAATCGGCACTGGCCACACGACTCGAATCCGATGCCGTTGACGACGTTCTCAAGCGGGAAGGTATTGCGGTCGAACGTTcggagcagctgaagcaggTGGTACGAAAGATATCGCTTGGTGCGATGTGCACCGTGCCAGATTCCGATGTCGACTCCGATGGCGACGATCGATTGGCTGCCAAACGGATTGCGGCTCTTTTTTGCGATCATTTTAGCATCCCGGCCAACGAGAGGGCCGCTATCCGGCAGATGATACGAACCCTGTACGCCAAGTGCTGGCTGACCGATCCACCGAGTCGTCCGGATGCGGCCACTGTTCGCTCCTCGCTACACCAGATGCTGGAACGGATCGTCAACTGTAAGTGCGTCGAATAA
- the LOC125956880 gene encoding tafazzin isoform X2, whose protein sequence is MNSKPAAPPPAAPPTVVGGAATVQQPPHVPYNIDWIFPRLRRPNRLWYIASTGVIGLVGFFSKIVIVWLNKARVHNIEVLENALEHRPKGKPLLTVSNHHSCFDDPGIWGLLKLRNVCSKNVIRWSMAAHDICFTNKAHSLFFMYGKCIPVVRGGGVYQPAVDLCIEKLKLGDWVHVFPEGKVNMTKEDLRFKWGVGRIVYETPILPIIIPIWHIGMDDVLPNEPPYYLRTGKKLTYNFGNPIDLSALMERLHSSPVNEEEARKLITDRIQEEMMVLKSETERLHSEYLKS, encoded by the exons ATGAACTCGAAG CCAGCGGCCCCGCCACCGGCAGCTCCACCGACGGTAGTCGGTGGTGCAGCTACCGTCCAGCAACCGCCACACGTTCCGTACAACATCGATTGGATTTTCCCTCGTTTGCGGCGCCCAAACCGGCTGTGGTACATCGCTAGCACTGGTGTTATCGGTTTGGTGGGATTCTTCTCAAAAATCGTTATCG TCTGGCTGAACAAGGCACGTGTTCACAACATAGAAGTGCTGGAGAATGCACTCGAGCATCGACCCAAAGGCAAACCCCTGCTGACGGTATCCAACCACCATTCGTGCTTCGATGATCCTGGCATCTGGG GTCTGCTTAAGCTGCGGAACGTTTGCAGCAAGAACGTTATACGATGGTCCATGGCAGCGCACGATATCTGCTTCACCAACAAGGCGCACTCGCTGTTCTTCATGTACGGCAAGTGCATTCCCGTGGTGCGGGGTGGTGGCGTGTACCAACCGGCGGTTGATCTGTGCATCGAGAAGCTCAAGCTAGGTGACTGGGTCCACGTGTTTCCCGAAGGCAAGGTTAACATGACGAAAGAGGATCTCAG GTTCAAGTGGGGTGTTGGACGTATCGTTTACGAAACACCCATCCTGCCCATCATCATACCGATCTGGCATATCGGAATGGACGATGTGCTGCCAAACGAACCGCCTTATTACCTCCGTACCGGCAAGAAGCTTACATACAACTTTGGCAATCCAATCGATCTGAGTGCGCTAATGGAACGATTGCATTCTTCGCCAGTCAATGAGGAAGAAGCGCGTAAGCTCATCACCGATCGAATTCAGGAGGAAATGATG GTGCTTAaatcggaaacggaacgacTCCATTCGGAGTACTTGAAAAGCTGA
- the LOC125956893 gene encoding uncharacterized protein LOC125956893 encodes MAVWGKVKIASTTTTSKAPLARTPSKAGALFSETLTAALGKRKSKFKEITEELNQHINGEEKEELYQRPLFNADKIRRMMERIIEKQFDVDEEEMRYVYNPAKNLKMCQNISKQIKDRLKAMNFKRHRIIVIATIVEKQQQGIHYKMKYILDPKLDDYVRSYHETPYFYIIATVLLVHKD; translated from the exons ATGGCCGTTTGGGGGAAAGTGAAGATTGCCAGTACGACCACGAC GTCCAAGGCTCCGCTTGCGCGCACTCCCAGCAAAGCCGGTGCATTGTTCAGTGAGACACTGACGGCGGCTCTCGGGAAGCGGAAGAGCAAGTTTAAGGAAATCACAGAAGAGCTCAACCAGCACATCAAtggcgaggagaaggaggaactcTACCAGCGGCCACTCTTTAATGCGGACAAAATACGCCGCATGATGGAGCGCATCATCGAGAAGCAGTTCGATGTTGACGAGGAAGAGATGCGCTACGTGTACAATCCGGCTAAAAACCTAAAAATGTGCCAGAACATCTCGAAGCAGATTAAGGATCGGTTGAAGGCGATGAATTTTAAACG CCATcggatcatcgtcatcgcaacGATCgtggagaagcagcagcaagggatTCACTACAAAATGAAGTACATTCTCGATCCGAAACTGGACGATTACGTTCGTTCGTATCACGAAACACCATACTTTTACATCATCGCAACCGTACTCCTGGTGCATAAGGACTGA
- the LOC125956880 gene encoding tafazzin isoform X1 has translation MSSFLFNLLLKPAAPPPAAPPTVVGGAATVQQPPHVPYNIDWIFPRLRRPNRLWYIASTGVIGLVGFFSKIVIVWLNKARVHNIEVLENALEHRPKGKPLLTVSNHHSCFDDPGIWGLLKLRNVCSKNVIRWSMAAHDICFTNKAHSLFFMYGKCIPVVRGGGVYQPAVDLCIEKLKLGDWVHVFPEGKVNMTKEDLRFKWGVGRIVYETPILPIIIPIWHIGMDDVLPNEPPYYLRTGKKLTYNFGNPIDLSALMERLHSSPVNEEEARKLITDRIQEEMMVLKSETERLHSEYLKS, from the exons ATGAGCTCGTTTTTGTTCAATCTTCTTCTAAAGCCAGCGGCCCCGCCACCGGCAGCTCCACCGACGGTAGTCGGTGGTGCAGCTACCGTCCAGCAACCGCCACACGTTCCGTACAACATCGATTGGATTTTCCCTCGTTTGCGGCGCCCAAACCGGCTGTGGTACATCGCTAGCACTGGTGTTATCGGTTTGGTGGGATTCTTCTCAAAAATCGTTATCG TCTGGCTGAACAAGGCACGTGTTCACAACATAGAAGTGCTGGAGAATGCACTCGAGCATCGACCCAAAGGCAAACCCCTGCTGACGGTATCCAACCACCATTCGTGCTTCGATGATCCTGGCATCTGGG GTCTGCTTAAGCTGCGGAACGTTTGCAGCAAGAACGTTATACGATGGTCCATGGCAGCGCACGATATCTGCTTCACCAACAAGGCGCACTCGCTGTTCTTCATGTACGGCAAGTGCATTCCCGTGGTGCGGGGTGGTGGCGTGTACCAACCGGCGGTTGATCTGTGCATCGAGAAGCTCAAGCTAGGTGACTGGGTCCACGTGTTTCCCGAAGGCAAGGTTAACATGACGAAAGAGGATCTCAG GTTCAAGTGGGGTGTTGGACGTATCGTTTACGAAACACCCATCCTGCCCATCATCATACCGATCTGGCATATCGGAATGGACGATGTGCTGCCAAACGAACCGCCTTATTACCTCCGTACCGGCAAGAAGCTTACATACAACTTTGGCAATCCAATCGATCTGAGTGCGCTAATGGAACGATTGCATTCTTCGCCAGTCAATGAGGAAGAAGCGCGTAAGCTCATCACCGATCGAATTCAGGAGGAAATGATG GTGCTTAaatcggaaacggaacgacTCCATTCGGAGTACTTGAAAAGCTGA